A window of Daucus carota subsp. sativus chromosome 2, DH1 v3.0, whole genome shotgun sequence genomic DNA:
TGTAGTATTAGTACCTACTGTTGAATAGGAAGAGACAAAATAAGACAGGTATTGTATAAAGTCATATCTTAGAGGTTATCAGGTTCTGACTTTTACATTGTTCGTAATGTTACGAGATCACAGATTCAAATAGAccttttgtttcttttactGAGACAAATAccataatctgaaacaaatagGTTCATAATTTATCCAACCAAAGAGAAGAACCAGGAGTCATCCAACCAAACAAAGTACCACGATTACAAAGTGTGCTTAGAAGAAAATACTCAGATACGTCATTAACCAAAAACTATTAGCATTGCGCTTTTCACTCCTGATGTACTTTGATCATGTGATCTAGGATATGCAAATACTGATCATTCCTGGTACGAAGACTGTGTCCACCCTCCATAGCTTTCCTCTTCTTGAGAACCCTCATTTACTtcctgaagaagaagaaaaaaagattAGAGAAGATCAATATACAGTAGTTTCCCGGGGGGGGAAAGTTGAACAAAGAGTGATGGACTTTATATGGTCAGTTTCTCTCCTTTCCGCTACAGTCAATGGAAGTTTGGTTTGCAAATGCATACGATAGTAATTAGAACAATGTCTACACGATGGAGCTGAAAACTGAACTAAGAACTGTACTTGCCTCTGGAGTAAAAGTAAGACCTACTCGAATCTCCCCACAAAATTCTTCATCTTTCACCACATTGTAAGATGTTGGAGGTATACTCCCTTCCTCAAACAAGGCATCAAGTGGGATTCTGCAATGCATTCGAATTTAAGCTAGTCAACAACCAAAAAATAGTCTAATTGCTTCTATATTACTCTCTGTCCATATATATCACTAAATGTATTGGTTCCTATTTCCATAGAACTGATTTATGGAGCAAATATATCCCAATTATATTACGATAAATTTGGGGAAGAGAGACTACTTACTTTGCTTCGCCTACAATGTCATCTGCTGAACCAGCATCACTATCCATTATTTTGATCGAGAGTTCTGAAACATCACTAGACAAACTGAACACGAAATTCTCATTCCATTCCGGCTCAGATCCCATCCCTGAGGCAAAAACACCACACAATCATTTTCCACTTTACAACTTCTCACAGAACTGCAGATAAAGAATGAAGCTCTTTCTTCAACTGGCAATACCAAAGACACGTCTTTATAACTAACGTAAAAAGAATGGTGTGCAAAGAAACAATGAATTCAACCTGATGCAACACTGCTCTTTTTCTCTTGTGTTCGACAAGTGATGATGACATACGGATCCATATTACCTACACAAAACAATCctttaatactatataatatgaacaaaatataaaattcacaatgTACATCAAACCTCTCCATTCACAGAAGAAATCCACCACTTAACCAATGAGAATTGCTCAATTGTCACAGATATGAACAATGTATGAACCaaataacatttttaaaatctgatattAGAACTAACATATTCAGAAGATCAACAAAAAATAGTTCAATCTACTAACAATAATACATAAAGTTGCAGTGTCATAATTTTTCTATATGTTCAATGCTTCAAGTACTACTGGATTAGTGGATTAGCACACTGCACACACATAACATATAATTCTGGAAAAAGGTGGCTTGTTTAATATCTGTTCTATCAAATGCGGGTGTCGACAGGGGCGGAACCAGAGGAGACTAACCGGATCACAACAAATCCGGTGAatgttacaattttttttcaaagttaaaGAAGTAAATATATAATCAGATTTCCCAGATCAGCAGACGAACACAAGGAACTAATAATGGATCTTGATCATCTAACATATAATTAAGTATAGCAGTAATACAAGAAACACACGCAAACAGAGAATTGAAATTAACATACAGAGAAAATCAGAATTATCGAGGCCTTTAGCAGCAATGAGATGAACCCCAAGTGATCCTCGTGTCATTTTCTTGAACAAGAAGTTGAGATTTTTGGGATCTTGTTTGTGAGTACTCTGTTGTTCTTTAAGGTGATGATGAATCATGAAACAAGAAAATCGAAAAGTCTTTATGTTTTCTTTATTACATGGACCCTGCTGACATGTACTTGGATCAGGAGGgatccatttgagatggtccGGATTGTGGTGGGCTGCTCCGACCCGGAATTCAGACAAAGATCTTGTTTTGTGGGTCCTggatctttttctttttagctGATTATCCTTatatcttagagcatctccaacggcgttggctataatcgttggctaaattggacctgtaagactttatgtaaaatttgctgaacctgtaacacattttgcttcaatggtattggctatcttggttggctataatttaaaagtagtatgttattaatatttcaaattgttaaaatagaatatatcagttcaatatggtaataaatgatgtgcaatcttcctacagattttcttacagacctgtagaggttcgacaaatttagctatccataggaggttggctaaaattatagacaacaggtgggcGTGGTTGGAGTGTACTTTTTTGACgatgttggctataatttttaattatggtatgccaactcacattttagctaagggtactctatggttggagatgctcttacgtTTCTGATCTATCTTGATCAATCTTGCAATTCTGATCTTATCTCGATCAATTATCGCAAATGACCATAGTTTTGTAGGGACaaacttgaaaaaatattataaatttctgGAAATAAGATATCCATCACCTATTAAATTTCTAATAATTATTGCAAATGATAATAGTTTCTAATAAATTTTGGAATGAGTGAAAATCGAGCATGCATAGAGATTATTCACATATTTTATAGGACTTGCaggtaaatataaaattatttaattttgtaaattattaaataatttatcgtACTATATAAATGATTGTAaaagttggaaacaaaaattaaacgattaattaattgattgattgatgaCTAAAAATCTATCGAagaattttttaatcaaatcgataaatttaatatttaattgataaattgaGAAGTGAGGATAAAAACAGTGGAGAGATATCACAAAAGTTTGTtccgaaattttaaaatatataaagaaagatGACACCGCAAAATGAAAAGTATACAAACAAGAATTTGTATGAGGACCTAACAATTAATGAAAGCAAGTGGCACTAATTTCGTTCTCTGCTTCTCTTTTTCAATCAATGCTACCGGTAACTAAACAAAGAAATACTCGCATGAAATTAGCAAAAACCGATAAATAAATAGTCGCATGAAATATTAGTTGTTGCATCATCCTTTTCAGAAGCAATCAATTCCATTCCTCTGTTTCTCGCTTCTTATCCATTCCATCCGGCACGGGCGAAATTAGGGCCACTCGGCCCACTCCAGACTAAAGTCACTTTCAAAATTtactaattttctttttttaataataaaaacgaTAACTCTGGAGAGGGTACCAATAATTCAACGAGTATGCATGAAAcaggtacttgtatttgtatatacattttcttcgaaatatcgtttaactgtctctttatGAGAACAGGCGATTGCAAATTAGTGTTTGTTTCACTCGATAATTGGTGTAGATATCGcatgactttttattattagattaacacctttgtttcaaaaaaaaaattaataataaaaatttgtttttatcaaTGATAATTCCTaactaaaatcaaattaattttcaaaaattcggaATCGTGAGTTATGCACCGGAAAGAGTCAAGAAGTTGTACCCATTGTCAAGTACTCCTCTGCATAcactttttctatttttaactGCATGTTTGGTTGCATCCGGGAATTAATTTCCTATGGGAAGTAGTAATTTCCtggtaattaaaatatataggaagtgaaaaaaattgtttgattgTTACAGTGGAATTTAAAATCatgagaatttccaatgaccAAGGGTGGGGTGGGTTAATAACTTCCTACAAATCATGGGTATTCATACTTCCATGGAAGTTGCTCTTCCCTTACTTTTGTCAATCAAACAACTTCATTTATAGTTACTTCTTAGGAAGTTGAAATTCCTGGGTATTGAAGAGGCAACCAAACGAGCACTAAGATCAAAATTCAATCAACTTTCCGATCATCCTTCTCCTTTTTTAGGGTTATAAAACACATGAAATAGATTTAACCGGCGAAGATACAGATTGATTTATGATTAATCAACATTTAATCAATTTGATGAGTTAATAAATTGATCGGCAATCACTGGTaattaatctctgatttgaaCAACAACAATAAAGATAATACTTCCCTCGATTTTGTCAATAAATAATGGCTACCTTTCCTATCTTATCTCCCTGTCTATCCAATTTTACGTGTACGCTTTCTTGCATGTACAAATACTCTCTCTATAAATTCTTTCTCAACATCACCTTGCCTTCACGGAACTCTCCCTTCACAACTTGATATCATAAATATTTAGCTTTGTTTTTGATGGGTTCACTTGAACAGCAAACCATTTTAGTCACCGGAGGCGCCGGTTTCATTGGCTCTCACACTGCGCTTCAGCTTCTTCAACAAGGGTTTAAGGTTCATGTCATTGATAATCTTGATAATTCTGTAAAAGAGGCTCTTGATCGAGTTCGAGAGCTGGTGGGTCAGGAGCTTTCCAATAATCTTTACTTTCACTTGGTAATCTTTCGCTTCTTGTGTTTTATCAATTTTCAAGATTCGATGACACTAGGCTATTAACGAatcctatattttaaattagttgtaaTTATATCAATTTGGGTTCTTGTTAATGTCGAGTTTTAATATCAAGAAAGTGTCTCACTCTCAAATTTGTATAGGAGGgggtcaaatttttatttttattctaattAGTCGTAACACCACCGAATTTCTGGCTCCACCGCTGTCGGATCATAGTATCATACTACGAATGAGATATAAtaagtatgtttggtttggttatggATGTTTGTCAGATTTTATGTTTGTACTGGATGAATTGTATTTCCAACTTGTGTCTGTAAAATTGGTGTATAAGGGGTTATAGGATGTGCTGAGGTTTTCTTCTTGTGTGGTTCGTTGCAGGGGGATATTCGGAATAAGGATGATTTGGAGAAGTTGTTTTCTACGACCAAGTATGTGATATTGGCCTTTCTGTTGTATACGAAATCTATGCTGTTCTTGTGTTTGGTTTTAAGGAAATTCTTGGATTACGGGATTGTTATTGTTTGATATGATCATGTGAAATTTGGGCTTATTGTAATTGATGTGAAATAGGTTTGCTGCTGTAATTCATTTTGCTGGCCTTAAAGCTGTTGGTGAGAGTGTTGCTCATCCATTTCGGTATTTTGACAATAATTTGATTGGATCAATTACTTTGTATCAAACAATGGCCAAGTATAACTGTAAGAAGGTTTGTCATCTCtccacttgaatattttcatatcTGTTCTAGTATACTTTTGTAGGATAATCTCGATGACCAGATAGTCTCCAGTGTTATTCACAACTGAAGCCTGATTTCTGTCTCGAAAGAGTTAGGTTTTAGGTTCTTCTAAAGCTTTATACAGCTCTGTTAATCGACTTGTCTTGATTCCTTCGTAATTACCTCatgataaaaaatttgaaaccaTTAGCAGTCTGCTTTATTAGTGTAATCAATTCCGAAGAATGTATAAATGAAATGGTAGCAAGTAGCAAATTTATTGTCAGCACAAATGTGAAATCAGGTTTTAGTTCTCTTTCTGTGTAATAATTAACATGAGAAACTAATTCTCTGGTTTTGTAGTTGGTTTTCTCTTCATCTGCAACTGTATATGGGCAACCTGAAAAAATCCCTTGTGTCGAGGATTTTGAGCTGAAAGCTATGAATCCATATGGGCGCACTAAGGTATATAGCTACATATCATATGTTATCCCGAGTACCTAACAAATAGTAGCATCTTCTGTCCCTCAGTGAGTCAATTACATCAGTATGGGTATTACAATCTTAATAAGTCGTCTTTCTGTGTTTTGTTAGCTATTCCTTGAAGAAATTGCACGGGATATTCAAAAGGCAGATTCAGACTGGCAAATCATTTTATTAAGATATTTCAATCCTGTCGGGGCTCATGAGAGTGGTAAACTCGGTGAAGATCCCAAAGGCATTCCTAACAATCTTCTGCCTTATATACAACAAGTTGCTGTCGGAAGATTAAGTGAGTTAAATGTATATGGTCATGATTATCCAACACCAGATGGTACTGCGGTATGTGTGCTATATTCATGTTATGTTCATCATTAGCTCATTCTAATTTTCTGCTTCAATTTAGGTTATGACACCTATAATCACATGACTTTCTTGAACCGGATGCAAACCTTTATATGATTCTCTGATTTTACAGATTCGTGACTATATCCATGTTATGGACCTAGCAGATGGTCATGTTGCTGCACTCAGAAAGCTTTTCTCGACAGATAATATAGGTGATTGCATCATTTTGTAGATAATTACATGCATATACTGGTATTATTACTCTAGAGCTGGTGCTTTTTAAGCAAGACCtccatttaataatattaagcaCCCCTACTCTTGTATGGTAGTATTTCAGGCTTCATGTTATATTGTTATTGCTATCAGGTTGTATTGCCTACAACCTAGGGACTGGTTGTGGCAGATCTGTGCTAGAAATGGTGGCTGCATTTGAGAAAGCATCTGGAAAGGTAATCTGTCTTGTGCTTGGGCCCTCTTTTTCATTTATGCTACATAGAAAGGAGGTAAGAACatactttttatatattgaCTCTGGAACATATGATACAGAAAATCCCTCTGAAACTATGTCCGAGAAGGCCTGGAGATGCCACGGCTGTGTATGCATCAACAGAAAAGGCTGAGAAAGAGCTCAATTGGAAGTAAGTTATAAGTTTTCAGTATTTTAAGTTTCAAGTTTTTGAAATTCACGAGTTCCTCGGTAATTTTATGACATACTGATATCCAAACACTGAGGACTTGCTAATCTAAAAAAAAGGAACTACAATGGAATTGATGTTTGCAAACATTCTAAAAGTCTCATGTAGTCATATTTCTCGGAATTTATGTCAGGGCCAAGTATGGCGTGGACGAGATGTGTAGGGACCAGTGGAAATGGGCAAGCCAGAATCCATATGGCTATCATTCCAAGCATTAGTTGCATACACTATTTAGATTGACAGCAGTTTTTCAAATAATGAAATAGTTGGATACCAAATGGTTACCAAGTTCCCTAGCTATCCTTTATAACCACCAATATGATGTCAGTATTGCCTGTATGTTGAAATAGGAATCTTGTTTATTCCTAAATGTGTCATTGTATGGATTTTCATGTTTCAGTGGAATAACTCAACTACTGAAGTAGTCTGGTTTGTGTCTCAGTTCCATTGAGAAATCTATATGAGACAACAGTGCTTCCACTGGGATGATTgcaataaaattataagtatataataaaaatgCTAAGAGTTGAATCAGTGTTCAACATATTCACAGAGCTAATAGGTTAGCTCACACTCCAGCTAAGTTGCCTTGTTTGTCTGGAAGTGTTAATATGTATTATTCTCCTCTGCCTGATGTGTTGGAGATGATCCGAATTGATTGTATGAGTTGATTTCTAATGGAAATTCtagttgcaaaaaaaaaaaaaaatgttatattaaCGGTTATTTAACATTTTCTTACCCGTTCAAATTGACtattaacaataaaataagcaataaaataagCTGGaatataacattaaaattttatgtagttactacaacttattttaataaatctttcatattttaactatttttatgCTAAATATAATAGTTAATTTGAACCAAATttagtttaaaaatataaaaaaacaaaatgagatttaaaatatgaagttgcaacatgtaaaaaaatataatttgagttaaatataaaattcttcCAAAAATAAGTggtacaaaatatttattaatttatactatatttttaaaataattaatgttaTATTCaatctaatttttaataattaacatTCTATCTGTAGAGATGCTTTTACAATTTTCAaccatataattaaaattataatttatttggtaaatataaatatcaaattaataaTTCTATCTCACAAAACtatgaagaaaatatatatactttttccaATAAGAtcaaaattgtcaaaaaaagCGAATATT
This region includes:
- the LOC108206802 gene encoding elicitor-responsive protein 3 isoform X2 — protein: MIHHHLKEQQSTHKQDPKNLNFLFKKMTRGSLGVHLIAAKGLDNSDFLCNMDPYVIITCRTQEKKSSVASGMGSEPEWNENFVFSLSSDVSELSIKIMDSDAGSADDIVGEAKIPLDALFEEGSIPPTSYNVVKDEEFCGEIRVGLTFTPEAINEGSQEEESYGGWTQSSYQE
- the LOC108206802 gene encoding elicitor-responsive protein 3 isoform X1; translation: MIHHHLKEQQSTHKQDPKNLNFLFKKMTRGSLGVHLIAAKGLDNSDFLCNMDPYVIITCRTQEKKSSVASGMGSEPEWNENFVFSLSSDVSELSIKIMDSDAGSADDIVGEAKIPLDALFEEGSIPPTSYNVVKDEEFCGEIRVGLTFTPEEVNEGSQEEESYGGWTQSSYQE
- the LOC108210220 gene encoding bifunctional UDP-glucose 4-epimerase and UDP-xylose 4-epimerase 1, with translation MGSLEQQTILVTGGAGFIGSHTALQLLQQGFKVHVIDNLDNSVKEALDRVRELVGQELSNNLYFHLGDIRNKDDLEKLFSTTKFAAVIHFAGLKAVGESVAHPFRYFDNNLIGSITLYQTMAKYNCKKLVFSSSATVYGQPEKIPCVEDFELKAMNPYGRTKLFLEEIARDIQKADSDWQIILLRYFNPVGAHESGKLGEDPKGIPNNLLPYIQQVAVGRLSELNVYGHDYPTPDGTAIRDYIHVMDLADGHVAALRKLFSTDNIGCIAYNLGTGCGRSVLEMVAAFEKASGKKIPLKLCPRRPGDATAVYASTEKAEKELNWKAKYGVDEMCRDQWKWASQNPYGYHSKH